The window aagaaacaagCTAAAAAAAGCTCAGTCTCCCAAGTTAGGAAAACCTAGAGTTCTCGGGCCTCCATAAAAAAAGCCCAGGTGTGTGGGCCTAGAGCAACCCACGCGCCTagaccttatttgttttttgcattttttttaaaggggaGATAATAGGTTGTccaccctttaattttttgaaaaaaacttatGCACGACCCAAATTTCAGTAGCCTCTAGTCACTAGAAAATCAGGTTGGTCTGTTTCAAACCAAGataaactcattttcaatcatatttcgactaaaaaaaaccaacaaaacacCCAAACATCTTGTAAAACATATATAAGGCCTCTAACAGCCTagaaattaacttcaaaatccaaaatcaacccaaattaattttttttccagatataTCATTCCAAACAAGtttaaaggagaaaaaacacCTTGTATAAACTTTCTCCATTGAAAGCAACCTATTCACACAAAAACTACCTGTTTTCATGGCCGAAATTGGTATCAAACGAGACTTTCTCTCTTTACCATCATAATTCAATGACTTTCTCTCTTATTTCAAAACcacggataaaaaattaaaaaaaaataaagtttagaatcaaaatttaattttataaattattaaagactaaaattttataatttaaaaagtctAAGGACCAAAGTATATGTTTAGCCCAAAGTTTAGAAAAATCATCTCTCTTTGCTGCTTTTTTCATCTTAGTCCTCTATCTTTAAATCTTACCATTCCTTAATAAATATGATTTACTTGGCCATTAATTTAGGCCTACAAaggtgtaataaaaaaataaactaaaaaaataaatcaccatgacaatccataataatttattttttgatgaataGTAGGAAAAAGAACTGTATTTTCCCACTACTTTTAAAGTATTTCTTAATAATACATACTGTGTTATGAGAAGAAATTGCTATGGGCTTAACCAATATATGAAAgtcaccattatttttttttccttgaaaaatgaGCAACCATGgaaatttttgtcattttacatGTCTTGTCATAATGGTCATGCCCAGAAATATTCCCTGCTGATGatgttattgttaataataaaaataataataatcaaacttGCTTGTACACGGGCCTCGGAACCGCGTCATGTTTTCTTAAATAGCTATCATCCCAGTGCCTGGTTCGGGccgttttggttaaaaaattgagttaatctGTCCTCGTGTAAATTAACCCGGCTACCCTGTAACCGAAGCCATGGGCAAGTCAAACCCCAGGCCATGTCATAACTATGATAAGGAGCACTCCTGACTCCAAGACTATCAAGTTGCTTGGGAAGGAGCAGTCAGTTACTTCATTAGTTAAAGAAACTAATCAATATCATACTCAGAGTCAGCGTCAGAGGTGGAAAGAAGTTCACAAGTTGAAACTTTTCATTCTAGTCGAGAGACAAGGGGAAGGGAGAGATAGTTGATGTATGCAATGCTACAGGCAGCGGCATCTTTTTGTTACATTCATACagcaaaagaaaatcataaattagaGAGACAGGGTTTTTGTTTCATGTCCATAGAGAAGGAGAGAGGAGCCTTGCGAGACAGCGTAGCCTGCTCAAAAGCATAAGCAACCTCAATCAGCTTTGGTTCCATTCCCTTTAATCCTCCAAAACACATTCCAAATGGCTTTCCCTTGCTGTCATACCCAGCTGGGACTGTAAGTGCAGGGTACCCTCCAATAGCTAGCACTGTAGAAACATCCGCACCAAGTGTCAGCATGGCATCCAAGTCATTCTCTTTCATCATCTTTTCAAATCCTTCTTCTGATAGTTGTTCCATTAACTTCACTGCCTTCATCTCTTCCTCTCCAAGCCCATTTGTCATCTCCGCAGCAAGGAGTAGTTCCTGACCATACTTGCTCATGCTTTCCTGCAGTGCTCAATGGCATGCCATGTCTTAAAATCAAAGaccaacaacaacagcaaagCCTCAATCCCAAACTGATTGGAATCAGCTATAAAATTGAAGACCCAACTTATAAAATGTGGTTATATCACCGAAAAATCTTTTATAGGATTGTTCACTTGAACGCCTAATGGTTTCAACTAAAACTCCCAGCATGATAAATTTGCAATTGGACAGATGAATTTCCAATGCATCATTTTCGGTGTGAAGCATGGAGAGATCTCCTTGCTGATAGGAGAGAATAAATCAAGGGCCAAAGGATGTTATAAATTGGTTTAACCACGTTCTACAGTGAGCTAAGTTCTTCTgcctatttgatttttttggtaaagCATGATCATAGAAACTACTTACCAGATCAGGATTATTGTTGTTGAAAGCGATGATGTCTGCCAATGACCTCACAGGAGATTTTATTAGTTCTTCAAGGTACTGTTTGATTGTGAGCTTGAACTCAGCTAGCATTACAATTAGTTCGCCGCTTCGATATGGATCCAAAATGACATCAATATTGTCTATTTGAAGATTATCCACTATATTCGCACCACCTTGCCTATAATATCCAAGTCAAATTTAAGCATCAGTGTCAGATTGATGTGTGTGATTTGTCCATGTTGGTAGTACTTGTCATCATTGTTGCTTGACACTAACCTTAACACTTCCAGATGGTGGTTGAGTGTTGAGATAACAGTTGAATCGTTGAAGGAGTCCAAAAATGGATTTCTCACTATGCCCACTCTCTTCCCTTTGAGCCCATCCTTCTTCAGAAACTGTTTGTAACCACCAGCAGGTATAAACTCAGCAGCTTTGGTTGTTGCTTCAGAGTCTCTTGGATCAAAACCAACAATTGCATCAAGCACATACACTGCATCTGACACTGTCCTGCATATAGgccttcatttttttgttggtatAAAAATTCATCAGTTAATACCTACTCAATAAGTAAATGAAAAGTTACATTAACAGTCAACCTGTTGATCTCACTATCTGTTTCTGAGTTTCTCTCTTCAAAAGAGGATTGCAGGAAGAAAAGGTAAAGTGTGCATGTCAGCATCCAAAATATGCATGTTATCTGACCAGCACTGAATTCTTGCATCTTGCAATTGTACCATTACAAGAAACTACAGGGAAGATGGTTCATATATTCTTAATACCTTCAGCGTTTAGCCAACAGAACCAAAATGATTGTCTTGTGACTTCATCATTACAAGTTTTCAAGATTAAAAGAAATGTGACAATTGGCTGGCTTACCCAATGGTGTCCTGGCGGGGCGAAATTGGGATGACACCAGCCCGACTAGTGAGGCCAACTGTTGGCTTGAGCCCAACAACTGAGTTGTGATCAGCAGGGCAGATGATAGAACCATCAGTTTCCGTCCCTAGTGATACTGCCACCATATTTGCAGCCACTGATATTGCTGATCCACTGCTTGAACCACATGGATCTGCCGATTCGACATAAGGATTCTGCACATTTCCACGAAGTGTTGGTTTTGTCTAATGTTTATCATCACACATGGCAATGTTTGATTCACCAATTGATTGAATTAATACAAGAAACACATTTAtccaaaacaacaaaatcagTACATGAATCAAAAGGCTGATGATTCCATTATTATgcaaattaataacaatataacATTGTAttcatatcattatttttttaacactacACAAGTCATAACTCATAACCAAACAGAGCCAGGTTGGAAAGAACTTAATAAAATCTCTACTGGTACCTTATGTTTCACCAAACCAGGAATCCAATGCAAgagttataaattataagccATAAAATATCAACAAATGCTACTCAATATGGAACCTTTTTCCCACTATCAATTATAAGTATCTAAAAATTCTAAGAGGGAAAATCTCAAATTGCACAGCCATTAATGtttctcaaaattaataaagaaagaaagaaactaacCTTAGCTAGGCCACCTCTAGCACACCAAGCACTAGGAATGTCAGAAGACCTACAATGATACCACTCACTAAGACTGGCCTTCCCTAGAATCACAGCACCAGCATTCCTCAACTTCTCCACCACGTGGGCATCACGAGCAACCTCTGATCCCACCAAAGCATATGACCCACAAGTTGTGTTCAACTTATCTTTAGTCCCTATACTGTCCTTCAACAACACTGGAATCCCATGCAAGTCCCCTAAGAACCGCTTGCCCTTGTTTATTTCCCTTTCTTCATCAGCCTTTCCAGCTTGTTCTAATGCGTCTGGATTGACTTCTAGTACACTGTGAAGTAAAGGGTTCAGTTCTTGGATTCTATCTAAGTAGAAATTGACTAGTTGTTTGGAAGTTAGTTTGTTTTGAGCAAATGCTTGTTGGATTTCTTGGATTGTGGCTTCTTGGATTGAAAATGGTGAACCCTTTATTGTGTTGACAAAAAGGAGAAGTAGAAAAATCGTTAATGGAGATAGAGAGGGGAGACTCCTTGCTGGGTTTCTGAGGATCTTCATTTTGGTTCAAGAGTTGAAGATCAAAAGTCAAACTATTGAAGGGATGGAGCATCGAATGGAGTGCTTTATTTGGTTAAATTTAAGGAGCAGCTTGGTGTTGACTGTTGGAGCTTGTGAGTATTGGGAAAGGAATGGTCGTTGACTTCACAAGGAAATAGTGTTGAGCCGTTAGATTAGCGTAATTTTTGGGGTAAGATTCAAATTTAGTCCTTCTACTTATTGTATGTTTTTAATCAAGACATTTACTTTGAATCGAATCAAATCAATCCCTTCACTTCAAATCAGAGTTAATTTCAGCCTCTTAAACCGTGTCTATATGAATGCTGCTtcataaatataattcaaagaaGGATCTTAAATTGCATTTAATTGGAACGGAGGGGTTGgtttaagataatttaaagtATAGGTTTGGTTTTACTAATTGTAAGAAGTATAGGGACCATGGACATTTTTAGCATCAAGTCTTAAGTTTATTGATATAGAATTTAAAGAAGGATCTTATTATTGTCCGTACATAACTATGCAAActtaagtttattattattatttttatttaaaataatattttttgatttttttaatttattaggttAAATCTAGTAGTGTTTGGTCTGGACAATTAAATTATGTGTCAGCTCATATAATTACTCAGATTTAGTcatgtcaaaataaataaaaaataaaagcaatcttAGTCAAGCTTCAAATCATTGttcaactaaaatttaataaatacaagaatttaaattcaagaatcaagattAAAAGCATTAACTAATAGGAAACTaactacattaaaaaacaaacatgcccAATTTAAGAATCAATCCCTCACAAAAGCTATGAGGATCTATGATGTATCAAATTTAAGGAATATCACTTGTAATTATtggcttttttttcctcttttttttggaaGCATATAATCTAAAAATGAAACATTCTCAGAACTGAATTATAAtcatatatatgataatatcaATAGTTGATAAATCGATACAAATCTCAGTGCTTGTACTAAACAAGCATGAAGAACAAGACAGGAATTGGAATATAGTGCATTATAATCTATAAT of the Populus nigra chromosome 7, ddPopNigr1.1, whole genome shotgun sequence genome contains:
- the LOC133700005 gene encoding probable amidase At4g34880, coding for MKILRNPARSLPSLSPLTIFLLLLFVNTIKGSPFSIQEATIQEIQQAFAQNKLTSKQLVNFYLDRIQELNPLLHSVLEVNPDALEQAGKADEEREINKGKRFLGDLHGIPVLLKDSIGTKDKLNTTCGSYALVGSEVARDAHVVEKLRNAGAVILGKASLSEWYHCRSSDIPSAWCARGGLAKNPYVESADPCGSSSGSAISVAANMVAVSLGTETDGSIICPADHNSVVGLKPTVGLTSRAGVIPISPRQDTIGPICRTVSDAVYVLDAIVGFDPRDSEATTKAAEFIPAGGYKQFLKKDGLKGKRVGIVRNPFLDSFNDSTVISTLNHHLEVLRQGGANIVDNLQIDNIDVILDPYRSGELIVMLAEFKLTIKQYLEELIKSPVRSLADIIAFNNNNPDLESMSKYGQELLLAAEMTNGLGEEEMKAVKLMEQLSEEGFEKMMKENDLDAMLTLGADVSTVLAIGGYPALTVPAGYDSKGKPFGMCFGGLKGMEPKLIEVAYAFEQATLSRKAPLSFSMDMKQKPCLSNL